In Streptomyces sp. SN-593, a single genomic region encodes these proteins:
- the tap gene encoding telomere-associated protein Tap encodes MACAIPASVRLGGEPVATENELFGAVDALLEQVPTDELPPPAERRRLREAAGLSQTQIATALGTRREAVGNWEAGRTEPRAPQRAAYARLLEGLAARFPAPEPAAAPSPQQPSPAAPHDPGGRATPPSAPESSPAPAPAPASTSAPKASAEPRAAAAPGSPRTSPRTAARRTGAGPAPAPAGPAAVDPRFAHGPLGVLDGDGSLYCAGGLVLECPARSVPELVEWTLAEARLGLSRLHRSGKDADPLIVVTAAAADRLGLPGHLEDRRSMRLPENHKVVRQISKAKWQLTKRGFGPWARVYRPAQGQQRSCVQLAVLPWGALDTRAWGDADRLAPAELARVLTAYAARVLTPRGSTAVAGLELMTALRPPTRAVLDDATGTWVSGPVPGSLTAAVDPAPPEAPDEHPVVHGLFARTHQRTPAEVLDEEAFDWIRPTELLTDAECARPYAVGVDVNTAFLAAANRLVVGLCGPECVKTPRFDKTVPGSWLVDLSGLELDPRLPSPFTPHGRRPEGPAWYATPTVAYAQELIDTYRLPVELRPIVAYVRRAAGPYLDPWYKHLAEAYKQTMADLGVGAGLSPTAFLDAMESHKAGDPGMAAVLSAIKSTVKGGIGKLRERPQGAKYRPGERWPALERPTWRPDIRAAVISAARINMHRKLLKTALATQTGPAPSGAVAFGEDALLPIALLSDCVVYPAAGPSPLDVLPYDAAGKPAPGTFRLGVSPGMVKHEGTRELFWAVELMEARHNPARHIKGDGAADDGE; translated from the coding sequence CGCCTGCCGAGCGTCGGCGGCTGCGGGAGGCCGCGGGCCTGAGCCAGACCCAGATCGCCACCGCGCTCGGCACGCGCCGCGAGGCCGTGGGGAACTGGGAGGCAGGTCGCACCGAGCCGCGCGCGCCTCAACGGGCCGCGTACGCCCGGCTGTTGGAGGGGCTGGCCGCGCGGTTCCCCGCTCCGGAGCCGGCGGCGGCGCCGTCCCCGCAGCAGCCGTCGCCCGCGGCGCCGCATGATCCCGGCGGCCGGGCCACCCCGCCGTCCGCGCCGGAGTCGTCCCCGGCACCGGCACCGGCACCGGCTTCGACATCGGCACCCAAGGCGAGCGCGGAGCCGCGTGCGGCGGCTGCCCCCGGGAGCCCTCGGACGTCACCTCGCACTGCCGCGCGCAGGACGGGCGCCGGGCCCGCGCCCGCCCCGGCCGGGCCGGCGGCGGTGGACCCGCGGTTCGCGCACGGTCCGCTCGGCGTGCTGGACGGTGACGGCTCGCTGTACTGCGCGGGCGGCCTGGTGCTGGAGTGCCCCGCCAGGTCGGTACCGGAGTTGGTGGAGTGGACGCTCGCCGAGGCGAGGCTTGGCCTGTCGCGGCTGCACCGCTCGGGCAAGGACGCGGACCCGCTGATCGTCGTGACGGCCGCGGCCGCCGACCGGCTCGGCCTGCCAGGGCACCTGGAGGACCGGCGCTCCATGCGGCTGCCGGAGAACCACAAGGTGGTCAGGCAGATCTCGAAGGCGAAGTGGCAGTTGACGAAGCGGGGGTTCGGCCCATGGGCCCGGGTCTACCGTCCGGCGCAGGGGCAGCAGCGCAGTTGCGTGCAGCTCGCGGTCCTGCCGTGGGGCGCGTTGGACACCCGCGCGTGGGGCGACGCCGACCGGCTTGCGCCGGCGGAGCTCGCGCGGGTGCTGACCGCCTACGCCGCCAGGGTGCTGACCCCGCGCGGGTCCACCGCGGTGGCGGGACTGGAGCTGATGACGGCGTTGCGGCCGCCGACGCGGGCGGTGCTGGACGACGCGACCGGGACGTGGGTGTCCGGGCCGGTACCCGGGTCGCTCACCGCGGCGGTCGACCCGGCGCCGCCGGAGGCCCCGGACGAACACCCCGTGGTGCACGGCCTGTTCGCGCGCACCCACCAGCGGACCCCGGCGGAGGTCCTCGACGAGGAGGCGTTCGACTGGATCCGCCCCACCGAACTGCTCACCGATGCCGAGTGCGCCCGCCCGTACGCGGTGGGCGTGGACGTGAACACCGCGTTCCTCGCCGCCGCGAACCGCCTGGTGGTCGGTCTGTGCGGCCCGGAGTGCGTGAAGACACCGCGGTTCGACAAGACGGTGCCCGGTTCGTGGCTGGTGGACCTGTCCGGCCTGGAGCTGGACCCGCGGCTCCCGTCGCCGTTCACGCCGCACGGGCGCCGTCCGGAGGGCCCGGCCTGGTACGCCACGCCGACCGTGGCCTACGCGCAGGAGCTGATCGACACCTACCGCCTGCCGGTGGAGCTCCGCCCGATCGTGGCCTACGTGCGGCGCGCGGCCGGACCGTATCTGGACCCCTGGTACAAGCACCTGGCGGAGGCGTACAAGCAGACGATGGCGGACCTTGGGGTGGGCGCCGGCCTGTCGCCGACCGCGTTCCTCGACGCGATGGAGAGCCACAAGGCCGGCGACCCTGGTATGGCGGCGGTGCTGTCGGCGATCAAGTCGACGGTCAAAGGCGGCATCGGCAAGCTGCGCGAGCGGCCGCAGGGCGCGAAGTACCGTCCGGGCGAGCGGTGGCCGGCGCTGGAACGGCCCACGTGGCGCCCGGACATCCGCGCCGCAGTGATCTCGGCGGCGCGGATCAACATGCACCGCAAGCTGCTGAAGACCGCGTTGGCGACGCAGACCGGCCCCGCGCCGTCCGGTGCGGTGGCGTTCGGTGAGGACGCGCTGCTGCCGATCGCGCTGCTGTCGGACTGCGTGGTCTATCCGGCCGCCGGGCCCTCGCCGTTGGACGTCCTGCCGTACGACGCGGCCGGCAAGCCGGCGCCGGGCACGTTCCGCCTCGGGGTCTCGCCCGGCATGGTCAAGCACGAGGGCACCAGGGAACTGTTCTGGGCGGTGGAGCTGATGGAGGCCCGGCACAACCCGGCCCGGCACATCAAGGGCGACGGCGCCGCGGACGACGGGGAGTAG